One Brachyspira pilosicoli P43/6/78 genomic window carries:
- the nusG gene encoding transcription termination/antitermination protein NusG — MNDATQSMVRRTPGVAGFIGSHATTKEEGNIIPTPLSEADVARIFEDREAKNKNDINELIGMEFEIGEKVQVIDGPFNGLNGLIENINADKGKVTVKIEIFGRSTPTELDFNKVKKL; from the coding sequence ATGAATGATGCTACACAATCTATGGTAAGAAGAACACCAGGAGTAGCAGGATTTATAGGAAGTCATGCTACAACTAAAGAAGAAGGTAATATAATTCCAACTCCATTAAGCGAAGCTGATGTTGCTCGTATATTTGAAGACAGAGAAGCTAAAAACAAAAATGATATTAATGAGCTTATAGGAATGGAATTTGAAATAGGGGAGAAGGTACAAGTTATAGACGGACCTTTCAATGGTTTAAATGGCTTAATAGAGAATATTAATGCTGATAAGGGTAAGGTTACAGTAAAAATAGAGATATTTGGAAGAAGTACCCCAACAGAATTAGACTTTAATAAAGTAAAGAAATTATAA
- a CDS encoding lactate utilization protein has protein sequence MTIQEEYFKNLSNILKINFNKKGFAFDSFSNKEEAKKFLLSQIKKDDVITFGGSTSVNQMGILEDLKDYKNFVDRNNKELKTEAEIKAFTADVYLCSANALSKNGDVIAIDGGGNRVSAMIYGPKKVYLVVGRNKIANTQQDALKRAKDFAASQNSIRFKVNNPCSVGDMVCNENCNIEERLCAYTVIINKCHIKNRIHILFIDEELGF, from the coding sequence ATGACTATTCAAGAAGAGTATTTTAAGAATTTATCTAATATATTAAAAATAAATTTCAATAAAAAGGGTTTTGCTTTTGATAGCTTTTCTAATAAAGAAGAGGCTAAAAAGTTTTTGTTATCTCAAATAAAAAAAGATGATGTTATAACATTCGGCGGAAGTACTAGTGTTAATCAGATGGGTATATTAGAAGATTTAAAAGATTATAAAAACTTTGTAGATAGAAACAATAAAGAATTAAAAACAGAGGCAGAGATTAAGGCTTTTACTGCTGATGTATATTTATGTTCTGCTAATGCTTTGAGTAAGAATGGAGATGTTATCGCTATAGACGGAGGCGGAAATAGGGTTTCTGCTATGATTTACGGACCAAAAAAAGTATATTTAGTTGTTGGAAGAAATAAGATTGCTAATACTCAACAAGATGCATTAAAGAGAGCTAAAGATTTTGCTGCTTCACAAAACTCTATAAGATTTAAAGTAAATAATCCTTGCAGTGTGGGTGATATGGTTTGTAATGAGAATTGCAATATAGAAGAGAGATTATGTGCTTATACTGTTATTATAAATAAATGCCATATAAAAAACAGAATACATATATTATTTATAGATGAAGAATTAGGTTTTTAA
- a CDS encoding family 1 encapsulin nanocompartment shell protein has product MDFLARDGSPFDSDFWSKIDKAVIETASRTLIGRRFLSIYGPLGSGTISVQYDRNDREEVFQDGIVKTSGRHSVELPQLYQDFTLLWRDIENNEKNKMPLDLSVTSFAAQTLSNKEDELIFYGNEFVGVTGILNTKGVQKLKISDWSAGENPYIDIVKAINMIREKGIVGRIILALSQGLFFDLQRIQQGTGMTEAQRITNMIHNLYNIPTIKGKKAAIICVEPQYIDLAIGVDMSTAYLEQKDLNHTFRIMETVLPRIKEPNAIVVLE; this is encoded by the coding sequence ATGGACTTTTTAGCAAGAGATGGTTCGCCTTTTGATAGCGACTTTTGGAGTAAAATAGATAAAGCAGTAATAGAAACTGCAAGCAGAACTTTAATAGGAAGAAGATTTTTAAGTATATATGGACCTTTAGGTTCTGGCACTATAAGCGTGCAATATGATAGAAATGATAGAGAAGAAGTTTTTCAAGATGGTATAGTAAAAACTTCTGGAAGGCATTCTGTGGAACTTCCTCAGCTATATCAAGACTTCACTCTTCTTTGGAGAGATATAGAAAATAATGAAAAAAATAAAATGCCTTTAGATTTATCTGTAACATCATTTGCAGCACAAACTTTATCAAATAAAGAAGATGAATTAATTTTTTATGGTAATGAGTTTGTTGGAGTTACTGGAATACTAAACACTAAAGGTGTACAAAAACTAAAAATTAGCGATTGGTCTGCTGGTGAAAATCCTTACATTGATATTGTAAAAGCTATTAATATGATTAGAGAAAAAGGAATAGTTGGAAGAATAATACTAGCTTTGAGTCAGGGATTATTTTTCGACTTACAGAGAATACAGCAAGGTACTGGCATGACTGAAGCTCAAAGAATAACTAATATGATTCATAATCTATATAATATACCTACAATAAAAGGTAAAAAAGCTGCTATTATATGTGTAGAGCCTCAATATATAGATTTAGCTATTGGTGTTGATATGTCTACTGCATACTTAGAGCAAAAAGACCTTAATCATACTTTTAGAATTATGGAAACTGTTTTACCTAGAATAAAAGAACCTAATGCTATTGTTGTACTAGAATAA
- a CDS encoding TRM11 family SAM-dependent methyltransferase: protein MKKKLELQTTTLWDYPSQQYLKSEEEKHKHYIGATPSYIIWNLLNRYTKEKDLVVDPMAGSGTTVDVARELGRRALGYDINPKALERKDIFRADARKIPIEDEKVDFVFIDPPYSTHINYSDRKKLHKEN from the coding sequence ATGAAAAAGAAGCTAGAATTACAAACCACAACTCTTTGGGATTATCCTTCCCAGCAATATTTAAAAAGTGAAGAAGAAAAGCATAAACATTATATAGGAGCAACACCTTCGTATATAATATGGAATTTATTAAATAGATACACAAAAGAAAAAGATTTAGTTGTAGACCCAATGGCTGGAAGCGGAACAACGGTTGATGTTGCAAGAGAACTCGGAAGAAGGGCTTTAGGGTATGATATTAATCCAAAGGCTTTAGAGAGAAAAGACATTTTTAGAGCAGATGCTAGAAAGATACCTATAGAAGATGAAAAGGTAGATTTTGTTTTTATTGACCCTCCTTATAGCACGCATATCAATTACTCTGATAGAAAAAAATTGCATAAGGAAAATTAA
- the rplK gene encoding 50S ribosomal protein L11 — translation MAKRVVGIVKVRIPGGEATPAPPLGPALGQKQIQIAAFVKDFNAKTSKMKGQLLNTYITVYEDKTYTFVTKGTSTSTLIKKKLGIEKGSGEPNKTKVATINQKQLEEIAQEKMAYMSANDIEAAKKIVAGTARAMGIKVE, via the coding sequence ATGGCTAAAAGAGTAGTTGGTATTGTAAAGGTTAGAATACCCGGCGGAGAGGCAACTCCTGCTCCACCACTTGGACCTGCATTAGGTCAGAAACAAATACAAATAGCCGCTTTCGTTAAAGATTTTAATGCTAAAACATCTAAAATGAAAGGTCAGCTATTAAACACTTATATAACAGTGTATGAAGATAAAACTTATACATTTGTTACTAAAGGTACATCAACTTCTACTTTAATTAAGAAGAAATTGGGTATTGAAAAAGGTTCTGGTGAGCCTAACAAAACAAAAGTTGCAACAATCAATCAAAAGCAGCTTGAAGAAATAGCTCAAGAGAAAATGGCTTATATGTCAGCTAATGATATAGAAGCAGCAAAGAAAATAGTTGCGGGTACAGCTCGTGCTATGGGTATTAAAGTAGAATAA
- a CDS encoding response regulator, which translates to MRVLVYDSNHTIRDNITTILLMQGYDVVAVKDKKHILPTCSKMPFSIAIIETSPYDEEANNILEKMYYNDIYKNIKVLIYVPEITPGFVSKMFKIGVAGILFKPFNEKDFFNRFSNILSKSNLLPKRLKYPVIGNVNYDIVFRHEETKQIVHSMILEMSARGLKFLIPNEHVRLNVGYNIQLVYMSIGSYKMTFSLNIIEVIGKEYIGLFENLSSFDHKVICKFIYEKYIEKNLIS; encoded by the coding sequence ATGAGGGTATTAGTTTACGATTCTAATCACACTATAAGAGATAATATCACAACAATACTGCTTATGCAAGGTTATGATGTTGTAGCAGTAAAAGATAAAAAACATATACTTCCTACTTGTTCAAAAATGCCTTTCTCTATTGCTATTATAGAAACATCTCCTTATGATGAAGAAGCTAATAATATTTTAGAAAAAATGTATTATAATGATATATATAAAAATATTAAAGTTTTAATTTACGTTCCAGAAATTACGCCTGGGTTTGTTTCTAAGATGTTTAAAATAGGTGTTGCTGGAATATTATTTAAGCCGTTTAATGAAAAAGATTTTTTCAATAGATTTTCAAATATATTATCTAAATCTAATTTACTTCCTAAGAGATTAAAATATCCTGTTATTGGCAATGTAAATTATGATATAGTATTTAGACATGAAGAAACTAAGCAGATAGTACATAGTATGATATTAGAGATGTCTGCTAGGGGGTTAAAGTTTTTAATACCAAATGAGCATGTACGTCTTAATGTTGGATATAATATACAGCTTGTTTATATGTCTATAGGTTCTTATAAGATGACATTTTCTCTAAATATTATAGAGGTAATAGGTAAAGAATATATTGGATTATTTGAGAATTTATCTTCTTTTGACCATAAAGTAATTTGTAAATTTATATACGAAAAATATATAGAAAAAAATTTAATATCTTAA
- a CDS encoding P1 family peptidase: MKEIKITDIENIKIGNAQNIEAATGCTVIICERGANTSLDVRGGGPASRESELTKPFATTEVIHAVLLSGGSAFGLDASGGVMKYLEERNIGFDVGVTKVPLVCESCIFDLRVGDYKVRPDIEMGYNACIDAQNNNPKMGNYGAGTGASVGKILGVDYAMKSGLGFYALEVDGVKVGAIVSVNAFGDIFDYDTGEKLAGLLGEDKKSFRSSEEELIKLTRDKEISFNLVENTTIGAIITNAKFTKTQMGKIASMAHNGFARTIKPVHTTLDGDSIYAMSVGDIKASIDAVGSLAAIVMGRAINNAVKNTSAAYGLKAYNDIF, translated from the coding sequence ATGAAAGAAATAAAAATCACAGATATAGAAAATATAAAAATAGGAAACGCTCAAAATATAGAAGCTGCTACAGGCTGCACTGTAATAATATGCGAACGCGGTGCTAACACTTCTCTTGATGTACGCGGAGGAGGACCTGCTTCGAGAGAAAGCGAACTTACAAAACCTTTTGCAACTACAGAAGTTATACATGCTGTACTATTAAGCGGTGGAAGTGCTTTTGGTCTTGATGCTTCTGGCGGAGTGATGAAGTATCTTGAAGAGAGAAATATTGGTTTTGATGTGGGTGTTACTAAAGTGCCTTTGGTTTGTGAGTCTTGTATATTTGATTTGCGTGTTGGAGATTATAAGGTTCGTCCTGATATAGAAATGGGTTATAATGCTTGTATTGATGCTCAGAATAATAATCCTAAAATGGGTAATTATGGAGCTGGTACTGGGGCTTCTGTAGGTAAGATATTGGGAGTTGATTATGCTATGAAATCTGGATTAGGTTTTTATGCTTTAGAAGTTGATGGGGTTAAAGTGGGAGCTATAGTTTCTGTTAATGCTTTTGGGGATATATTTGATTATGACACTGGAGAGAAATTAGCAGGGCTTTTAGGTGAAGATAAAAAAAGTTTTAGAAGCTCTGAAGAAGAATTGATAAAACTCACAAGAGATAAAGAGATATCATTTAATTTAGTAGAAAACACAACAATAGGAGCTATTATCACAAATGCTAAGTTTACAAAAACACAAATGGGAAAAATTGCCTCTATGGCTCATAATGGTTTTGCTAGAACTATAAAACCAGTACATACTACATTAGACGGGGATAGTATTTATGCTATGTCTGTTGGAGATATTAAGGCTAGTATTGATGCGGTTGGAAGTTTGGCTGCCATTGTAATGGGAAGAGCTATTAACAATGCTGTAAAAAATACTTCTGCTGCTTATGGGCTAAAAGCTTATAATGATATTTTTTAA
- the rpmG gene encoding 50S ribosomal protein L33, producing the protein MAGNKVKTEQIHLQCTECKRKNYITTKNKQNVQEKLELKKYCPHDRKHTIHRELKVSR; encoded by the coding sequence ATGGCAGGTAATAAAGTAAAAACCGAGCAAATACATTTACAATGCACAGAATGTAAAAGAAAAAATTATATAACAACTAAAAATAAACAAAATGTTCAAGAAAAATTAGAATTAAAAAAATATTGCCCTCATGATAGAAAACACACTATCCACAGAGAATTGAAAGTTTCAAGATAA
- a CDS encoding glycosyltransferase family 8 protein, whose product MKKNTAIVLGGSFDLSFAIGAFLINLKKYSPNLADDIIIYHDNISEKDQEIMNSIIPVKFIKFELNEKLNNIDTFVRERFSDLIFFKYECLKLLNEYKTVIVTDFDVLLLDDISEIAIPKNNNVKCKMLKDFIEIIGGDLSHDILNEPSFKYDKDMFVMGAGLIVFYDTIKNIDELYNYCLDKTMQYSKYLLLPEQAIFSLMLHDFNIEPEVIDRTIYVVHPREHHKYKDAKILHAFGPQKFWNSIENDSWNANYKEWIKLGGSKKRNSIFVSSKLSHRDFIINKIAWWIPIKKWRGSFKNKFRKSRF is encoded by the coding sequence ATGAAGAAAAATACGGCTATTGTATTAGGCGGCAGTTTCGATTTATCATTTGCAATTGGTGCTTTTTTAATAAATTTAAAAAAATATTCTCCAAATTTAGCTGATGATATAATTATTTATCATGATAATATATCTGAAAAAGATCAGGAGATTATGAATAGCATAATTCCTGTCAAATTTATTAAATTTGAATTAAATGAAAAATTAAATAATATAGATACTTTTGTAAGAGAAAGATTTTCTGATTTGATATTTTTTAAATATGAATGTCTTAAATTATTAAACGAATATAAAACAGTAATAGTTACAGATTTTGATGTATTATTATTAGATGATATTTCTGAAATAGCTATACCAAAAAATAATAATGTGAAATGTAAAATGCTTAAAGACTTTATAGAAATTATTGGCGGTGATTTGTCTCATGATATTCTTAATGAGCCATCATTTAAATATGATAAAGATATGTTTGTAATGGGTGCTGGTTTAATAGTTTTTTATGATACTATAAAAAATATTGATGAGTTATATAATTATTGTTTAGATAAAACTATGCAATATAGTAAATATTTACTTTTGCCGGAGCAAGCAATTTTTAGTTTAATGCTTCATGATTTTAATATAGAGCCGGAAGTAATAGATAGAACAATATATGTTGTACACCCTAGGGAACATCATAAATATAAAGATGCTAAAATTTTACATGCTTTTGGTCCTCAGAAATTTTGGAATTCTATAGAAAATGATTCTTGGAATGCGAATTATAAGGAATGGATTAAGCTTGGGGGAAGCAAAAAAAGAAATTCTATTTTTGTAAGTTCAAAATTAAGCCATAGAGATTTTATCATTAATAAAATTGCTTGGTGGATTCCTATAAAAAAATGGCGTGGTAGTTTTAAAAATAAATTTAGAAAAAGCAGATTCTAA
- the rplA gene encoding 50S ribosomal protein L1: MATKEKKIGGKRYDAIRKTVEKLSLYSVEEAIDLAKKNATCKFDETIEVTINLNILPKHTIRDTLSFPNAFGKEKRVVVFAQGEKADEAKNAGAMEVGFEDLISKIKGGYTDFDVAISTPDLMKEVGKLGQILGRKGLMPNPKTGTVTLDIAQAVKSFKAGRMEYRADKFGVVRMAIGKASMDVNKLNENFRAFYDEILRKKPSDLKGDYIKSVGVTSTMGVGIKIDYKKIKL; encoded by the coding sequence ATGGCAACAAAAGAAAAGAAAATAGGTGGCAAACGTTACGACGCTATAAGAAAGACAGTAGAGAAATTATCACTCTATTCTGTAGAAGAGGCTATTGATTTAGCTAAGAAAAATGCTACCTGTAAATTTGATGAAACTATTGAGGTTACAATCAACCTTAATATCTTACCAAAACACACAATAAGAGATACATTATCATTCCCTAATGCTTTCGGTAAAGAGAAAAGAGTAGTAGTATTTGCTCAAGGTGAGAAAGCAGATGAGGCAAAAAATGCTGGTGCTATGGAAGTAGGTTTTGAAGATTTAATAAGCAAAATTAAAGGCGGATACACTGACTTTGATGTTGCAATATCTACACCAGACTTAATGAAAGAAGTAGGTAAATTAGGACAGATTCTTGGTAGAAAAGGACTTATGCCTAACCCTAAAACAGGAACAGTTACACTTGATATAGCTCAAGCAGTAAAAAGCTTTAAAGCAGGAAGAATGGAATACAGAGCAGACAAATTCGGTGTTGTAAGAATGGCTATAGGTAAAGCATCTATGGACGTTAATAAATTAAATGAAAACTTCAGAGCTTTTTATGATGAGATATTAAGAAAGAAACCATCAGACTTAAAAGGTGATTATATAAAAAGCGTTGGTGTAACATCAACAATGGGTGTTGGTATAAAAATAGATTATAAAAAGATAAAACTATAA
- the thiD gene encoding bifunctional hydroxymethylpyrimidine kinase/phosphomethylpyrimidine kinase, which produces MIKTLTIAGFDGSGGAGIQADLKVFSALGCYGMCVLTALPVQNTQGVRSCYEIDIKAIEEQLYCIFDDIVPDAIKIGMLFNNDIIKLVANFLENNAKNIPIIVDPVMVAKSGDRLLLEDAVESLKKYIIPISTVITPNIPEAEDITNKKIVTDEDMIAAANDILKMGAKNVMLKGGHLDGKLSRDLFINYREHEFLDAIRIDTKNTHGTGCTLSAAICSYIAHGKTPLEACILAKNYLFNALESAKIDSVGKGHGPVNHFYELWKYLKF; this is translated from the coding sequence ATGATTAAGACTTTAACTATAGCTGGTTTTGATGGTTCTGGCGGTGCTGGAATACAGGCAGATTTAAAGGTGTTTTCTGCTTTGGGCTGTTATGGAATGTGTGTATTAACTGCATTGCCTGTACAGAATACTCAAGGGGTGAGAAGCTGTTATGAGATAGATATTAAGGCTATAGAAGAGCAGTTATATTGCATATTTGATGATATAGTGCCAGATGCTATAAAAATAGGAATGCTTTTTAATAATGATATAATAAAACTTGTTGCTAACTTTTTAGAGAATAATGCTAAAAATATACCTATAATAGTTGATCCTGTTATGGTTGCAAAAAGCGGAGATAGGCTTCTTTTGGAAGATGCTGTTGAAAGCTTAAAAAAATATATTATACCTATTTCTACAGTGATTACTCCAAATATACCAGAGGCAGAGGATATTACAAACAAAAAAATTGTTACAGATGAAGACATGATTGCTGCTGCTAATGATATACTAAAAATGGGAGCAAAAAATGTAATGCTTAAGGGCGGGCATTTAGACGGAAAGCTTTCAAGAGATTTATTTATAAACTACAGAGAGCATGAGTTTCTTGATGCTATTAGAATAGATACTAAAAATACACATGGCACAGGATGCACATTATCTGCTGCTATTTGCAGTTATATTGCACATGGTAAAACTCCTTTAGAAGCATGCATTTTAGCTAAGAATTATTTATTTAATGCTTTAGAATCTGCTAAAATTGACAGTGTTGGTAAAGGTCATGGACCTGTTAATCATTTTTATGAGCTTTGGAAGTATTTAAAATTTTAA
- a CDS encoding beta-ketoacyl-ACP synthase III gives MKRAYIKNIAYYVPERILDNKYFESILDTNNEWIVTRTGIETRHMARPDETIFEMGINAVKNLEKKGVDLKEVDAILVPTVTKDYIFPSMAGQLQQALGLNHCFALDLSAACSGYIYSLNTAVSLIESGQCKNVLIVSSEKLTKDVNWKDRGTAILFGDAATASLITTRDDGKGIIGMHMQSEPDMSIVLNGGSVCPIRADDLEAPEFKIHMDGSETFKRAVTEFSNSIDKVLESTGKQLSDVKYFVPHQANLRIMQAVAKRIGLPMEKVSVVLNKFGNCSSASIGLALTDALEENKINDGDLVLLTGFGGGFTWGSSLMIW, from the coding sequence ATGAAAAGAGCATACATTAAAAACATAGCCTATTATGTACCAGAAAGAATATTAGACAACAAATATTTTGAAAGCATATTAGACACCAATAATGAATGGATAGTAACTCGTACAGGTATAGAAACAAGACATATGGCAAGACCTGATGAAACTATTTTTGAAATGGGAATTAATGCTGTTAAAAACTTAGAGAAAAAAGGTGTGGATTTAAAAGAAGTTGATGCTATATTAGTTCCTACTGTAACAAAAGATTATATATTTCCATCTATGGCTGGACAATTACAACAAGCATTAGGACTTAATCATTGTTTTGCTTTAGACTTATCTGCTGCTTGTTCTGGATATATATATTCACTAAACACAGCTGTTTCTTTGATAGAAAGCGGACAGTGTAAAAATGTACTTATAGTTTCAAGCGAAAAACTTACTAAAGATGTTAATTGGAAAGACAGAGGTACTGCAATTCTTTTTGGAGATGCTGCTACTGCTTCATTAATTACAACAAGAGATGACGGAAAAGGAATAATAGGCATGCATATGCAAAGCGAGCCTGATATGAGTATTGTACTTAATGGCGGAAGCGTTTGCCCTATAAGAGCCGATGATTTAGAAGCTCCTGAGTTTAAAATACATATGGACGGTTCTGAAACTTTTAAGAGAGCTGTTACTGAGTTTTCTAATAGTATAGATAAAGTTTTAGAATCTACTGGAAAACAATTAAGCGATGTTAAATATTTTGTACCGCATCAAGCTAATTTAAGAATTATGCAGGCTGTTGCAAAAAGAATAGGTCTTCCTATGGAAAAAGTAAGCGTTGTATTAAATAAATTCGGAAACTGTTCTTCAGCAAGTATAGGCTTAGCTTTAACTGATGCTTTAGAAGAAAATAAAATTAATGACGGAGATTTAGTTCTTCTTACAGGATTCGGTGGCGGATTTACTTGGGGTTCCAGTTTAATGATTTGGTAA
- a CDS encoding transcription termination/antitermination NusG family protein: MSEEMTRDYRWYIVHTQHGYENKVRERLEKRIKENGMSDLVVDIYIPSETVQKNKNR, translated from the coding sequence ATGTCTGAAGAAATGACTAGAGATTATAGATGGTATATAGTTCACACTCAGCATGGTTATGAAAATAAAGTTCGTGAACGTTTAGAAAAAAGAATTAAAGAAAATGGTATGTCTGATTTGGTAGTAGACATATATATACCTTCTGAGACTGTACAAAAAAATAAAAATAGGTAA
- the secE gene encoding preprotein translocase subunit SecE, which yields MAEKKKNKLFNSLEEIKKELFERSVWPTRQEVLNQTVVVVILLILSAAFLGAADYIVTFLTRALLDGSILSSIASSKIALVLILLVVVLFVVYFAIRYIRKNRYSR from the coding sequence ATGGCAGAGAAGAAAAAGAACAAATTATTTAATTCTTTAGAAGAGATAAAAAAAGAGCTTTTTGAGAGAAGTGTATGGCCTACTCGTCAAGAGGTTCTTAATCAGACAGTTGTTGTTGTGATTTTGCTTATTTTGTCTGCTGCTTTTTTGGGTGCTGCAGATTATATAGTAACATTTCTAACTAGAGCTTTATTAGATGGTTCTATATTATCTTCTATAGCTTCATCAAAAATAGCTTTGGTTTTAATACTTCTTGTTGTGGTATTATTTGTGGTTTATTTCGCTATACGATACATTAGAAAAAATAGATATAGTAGGTGA
- a CDS encoding YdcF family protein, whose amino-acid sequence MCYKKISEYINILADFCGTRDISFLNKEELKNKYNINQADIIVLFGGSIIEGGDIFAQAIKEKIAKKYIIVGGYGHTTDTLINNIKEIMPNINYKTEAEIFNEYIKNKYNLEADFLELHSTNCGNNITNLLEIIKKEKLDFNNIILIQDASMQLRMSAVIKKYIDKSIEVINYAAYKVKVINKDSKLIYDNYPIGMWNIDRYINLLMGEIPRLTDNKEGYGPRGKDFLIHIDIPEKVENAFLELKKYYPNMVREAKEK is encoded by the coding sequence ATGTGTTACAAAAAAATATCAGAATATATAAACATATTAGCAGATTTTTGCGGTACAAGAGATATTAGTTTTTTAAATAAAGAAGAGTTAAAAAATAAATATAATATAAATCAAGCAGATATTATCGTATTATTTGGAGGAAGCATAATTGAAGGAGGCGATATATTTGCTCAAGCTATAAAAGAAAAAATTGCTAAAAAATACATAATAGTCGGAGGATACGGACATACAACAGATACTTTAATAAATAATATAAAAGAAATAATGCCAAACATAAACTATAAAACAGAAGCAGAAATATTTAATGAATATATAAAAAATAAATACAATCTAGAAGCAGATTTTTTGGAACTGCATTCCACAAATTGCGGAAATAATATTACTAATCTATTAGAAATAATAAAAAAAGAAAAATTAGATTTCAACAATATAATATTAATTCAAGATGCATCTATGCAGCTAAGAATGAGTGCTGTTATAAAGAAGTATATAGATAAAAGTATAGAAGTTATTAACTATGCAGCATATAAAGTAAAAGTAATAAATAAAGATTCAAAATTAATTTATGACAACTACCCTATTGGAATGTGGAATATAGATAGATATATTAATCTTCTTATGGGAGAGATACCAAGATTAACAGACAATAAAGAAGGTTACGGACCAAGGGGTAAAGATTTTTTAATTCATATAGATATACCAGAAAAAGTGGAGAATGCATTTTTAGAATTAAAAAAATATTATCCTAATATGGTAAGAGAGGCAAAAGAGAAATAA
- a CDS encoding demethoxyubiquinone hydroxylase family protein, producing MPSFANPFNANVERKISKEELIQAVRLDIAGELEAIYLYDAHCMATDDPVAKAVLADIRDEEKAHVGELMALLRHLDPKEAEHFASGEMEVKEMMEELGIKEPDLSGLTVGSLKKE from the coding sequence ATGCCTAGTTTTGCAAACCCGTTTAATGCAAATGTTGAAAGAAAGATTAGTAAAGAAGAATTAATACAGGCTGTGAGATTGGATATAGCTGGAGAATTAGAGGCTATATATTTATATGATGCTCATTGTATGGCTACAGATGACCCTGTTGCTAAGGCAGTTTTAGCTGATATTAGAGATGAGGAAAAGGCACATGTAGGTGAACTTATGGCTCTTTTAAGACATTTAGACCCTAAAGAGGCTGAACATTTTGCTTCTGGAGAAATGGAAGTAAAAGAAATGATGGAAGAGTTGGGAATAAAAGAACCAGATTTATCAGGTCTTACAGTTGGAAGTTTGAAAAAAGAATAA